Part of the Kineococcus aurantiacus genome, ACGTGGGCGGTGCCGGCAGCCCGTCGGGCACCACCTCGTCGACGGCCTCCGCCACGAACCCACCGGTCACACCGTCGCGGCCCGGTCGTGGACGCGGTCGGTGGTGATCAGGGCGCCGTTCAGCAGTGGACGCTCAGGTGTTCCGTGCGCTACCCCCACGACCCCGGACAGCTCGGGTACCTGGGCATCGAGGGCGTCGAGGGCGTCGAGCACCACGTGCACGTGGCGGTTCGCGCTGGGGAGCGGAGAGGCCGACGGTGCCGCCGCGAGCCAGGCCTGCGGGGGTGGCGTGCTGACGCACGAGCTGCGGCGGTGCGACCGCCCGGGTCGGGCAGCTCAGGACGCGGCGGGGGCCGGTGCCGGCCCGGCGGGTGGGCAGCAGCCGGCTGGTCAACGCCCTCCAGCAGCCTCAGAGGGACTGCAGGAAGGCCGCCAACCGGTCGGCGATGCCCACCCACCCCTTGCCCTGGGCGACGTCCGCCCCCTCCTGGTTCAGCTGCGCCGATGTCGCCAGTTCGGAGATGCGTCGTGCCGCCGCGGCCGCGTCCGGCACGTCCCACACGCCCGGCGCCCCCTCCGCGCTCACCTGCCGGACGGCGCCGGTCGACACCACGAACAACCCGCAGGCGAGGTACTCGTACATCTTCATCGGGCTCCGCCCGTGGTTCTGGACGACGTCCCGGAAGGGCATGAGACCGACGCGGTACCGAGCCAGCACGTCCGGCAGGTCGTCGTAGGGGAGCGGGCCGTGCAGCGTGACGTTCGCGGGCCAGTCCCGGCCCGGTGGCCGGGGGCCGTAGAGGGCGAACGGCACCTCCGGCGCGAGCGATGCGACCTCAGCCAGCCACGCAGCGTCGAAGCGGTCGTCCATGGCGCCGACGTAGACGGCACCCGCGATCCGCGCGGCACCGCTCGCGGGGCGGACGACGTGAGCCAGGTCCACCCCGTTGGGCAGCGTCAGGTGCGGTACCTGACGCGCACGGGCGGGGAGGGCTCGGAGCACCTGCTCGGAGGTGGCGACCACGCCGTCCGCTCTGCGGACGAGGCGTGCCTGCGCGGCGCCGTGGAAGCGGCCTTCGTACTGGTCCGTGGGGCGGTAGACGACCCGGCGGGGGGTGAGCACGTCCTCCAGGCCGGCGAAGAGCGGCTCGTCGATCACGAGGAAGTCGGGATCGTCCATGTCCAGCGCGGACAGCGTGGTGCGCAGACCCGGGAACACGGCCCGCTCCACGACGGGACGGGGCAGGAAACCGTTCCCCTGCACCGGGACGACGGTGAAGGGGACGATGTCCACGAGGTTCTCCTCCACCTGCCAGGGACCCATCGAGTGCTCCCGCCAGCGTCGGGTCAGGTTCGACGAACCGGTGGAGCCCGTGAAGCGCAACGGCGAGAGGGGCGTCGACACGTGGACGACGAGGTGGCCCTGGCGCGCCAGTTCCCGCGACAGGTGGTGACTTCCCACGCGGAAGGTCGAGGTTCTCGCGGTGTGACTTGCGAACACGATGCGGCTCACCCGCTGATCGTAGTGCCGCGAGGAGAGCTGGGAGGGTGAAGGTGGTGATCGATCGCACCGTTCGCCGTCCCGCCGCCGGGGCGCGGGCGGCGGGGTGGGGCGACCCGGTTCGAGCGCGGCGCGGCCGTGGTCGGCCTCGCGGCGAGCTGCTCCGCCGGCGGTGCAGGA contains:
- a CDS encoding glycosyltransferase family protein yields the protein MGSHHLSRELARQGHLVVHVSTPLSPLRFTGSTGSSNLTRRWREHSMGPWQVEENLVDIVPFTVVPVQGNGFLPRPVVERAVFPGLRTTLSALDMDDPDFLVIDEPLFAGLEDVLTPRRVVYRPTDQYEGRFHGAAQARLVRRADGVVATSEQVLRALPARARQVPHLTLPNGVDLAHVVRPASGAARIAGAVYVGAMDDRFDAAWLAEVASLAPEVPFALYGPRPPGRDWPANVTLHGPLPYDDLPDVLARYRVGLMPFRDVVQNHGRSPMKMYEYLACGLFVVSTGAVRQVSAEGAPGVWDVPDAAAAARRISELATSAQLNQEGADVAQGKGWVGIADRLAAFLQSL